In Cellvibrio polysaccharolyticus, a genomic segment contains:
- a CDS encoding TlpA family protein disulfide reductase translates to MIRKYGPVIFCIGLWLGMSVPVSAALSGMPLNVLSDHPDASLQPKKPQLLMFYQPDCRWCGLQMQAMQAVQSACPQVVMQLVGIRGSDRQLRAELRRHRSELPAFAGTETFLRKVGGVEATPMTLVLNAQGEEAGRYRGYLNEEQLLAAANWLTGSTCRALQK, encoded by the coding sequence ATGATTAGAAAATATGGCCCGGTGATTTTTTGCATCGGGCTGTGGTTGGGTATGTCTGTGCCGGTCAGTGCAGCTTTGTCTGGCATGCCGCTAAACGTGTTATCAGATCACCCGGATGCTTCGCTGCAACCAAAAAAGCCGCAATTGTTGATGTTCTATCAGCCGGATTGTCGCTGGTGTGGTTTGCAAATGCAGGCAATGCAAGCGGTGCAGTCGGCTTGCCCGCAAGTGGTTATGCAATTGGTCGGTATTCGCGGCAGTGATCGCCAATTGAGAGCAGAGCTGCGACGTCATCGCAGTGAGCTACCGGCTTTTGCTGGCACAGAAACTTTTCTGCGCAAGGTGGGTGGTGTTGAAGCAACCCCGATGACACTGGTGTTAAATGCGCAAGGCGAAGAGGCAGGGCGCTATCGTGGCTACCTGAATGAAGAGCAGTTGCTGGCGGCGGCCAACTGGCTGACCGGCAGCACTTGTCGTGCATTGCAAAAATAA
- a CDS encoding TonB-dependent receptor plug domain-containing protein — MKKNQLRKVTLAVSACLLASVGHGALAATAVEETLVTGLRDRLASAGRLQDVIQKTEVLDSTLIDARQALNLSQAIQHQPGVRVSNECSMCGAKRVMLNGMRGEHTTILVDGLPVHTMISGFYALDALATTGIDRIEIARGAGASLIAPEAIGGTVNVVTRDAQSNYLEADISAGQHGYQALQAYATGVSADARTGLTLIAQYDTHDQTDGDNNGVSEKPFQENSSLSARLSHDINDHNNVQLRVARVNSEVFGGPVLGDVVHSIGSALASYDGVESEQLFEGGNVNNRFIGKPWETLEWVDTTREEAYLKWLTEFSDTLSAEFAWSYADHTQDSFYEGIDYYAENTMNYYRGAFDWLWHPQHLLTFGVDHRSETLRSKTEALQDVENFISDSFDYDTYGFFLQNTWTPALPMEISAVLRVDRVQADFIDPAKPGVEIEQTFIAPRLDARFFHTPAITSRLSIGKGYRAPLSFFESEHGILDAEMGYLIDVDKLEESLSTNYALSYEGEKLDATFSVAYTSLNNLASLEHTEEGVPVLSQLSEKASVTTADLVLGYQITDYWGARFSFENFDYDDAFKASYAIAPIEQRITLGTEFQWHKFSLNMDAVWYASRNLAEYGYEGFDDEAELIAKPLKAPSYALVNFKAAWAFSDDFSVYAGANNVFNYSQVRKSGSPLMYLRGYDVAYIYGPMDSREFYTGVKWSF; from the coding sequence ATGAAAAAGAACCAGCTTCGGAAGGTAACACTGGCCGTTTCGGCCTGTCTGTTGGCAAGTGTGGGGCACGGGGCGCTTGCTGCTACCGCAGTGGAAGAAACGCTGGTCACCGGGCTGCGTGATCGTCTGGCGAGCGCCGGGCGGCTGCAGGATGTTATTCAGAAAACCGAAGTGCTGGACAGCACCCTGATTGATGCGCGTCAGGCGCTGAATTTATCCCAGGCTATTCAACATCAGCCCGGCGTTCGGGTTTCCAACGAATGTTCCATGTGCGGTGCCAAGCGGGTAATGCTCAATGGCATGCGCGGTGAACACACCACTATTCTGGTGGATGGCTTGCCGGTGCATACCATGATCTCCGGTTTCTACGCTCTTGATGCGCTGGCAACCACCGGCATTGATCGCATCGAGATTGCGCGCGGTGCCGGCGCCTCATTGATTGCACCCGAGGCAATTGGTGGCACGGTTAACGTTGTTACCCGGGATGCGCAAAGCAATTATCTGGAAGCTGATATTTCTGCCGGGCAGCATGGTTATCAGGCCCTGCAAGCCTATGCGACCGGCGTTTCGGCGGATGCCCGAACCGGTTTGACGCTCATTGCCCAGTACGACACCCATGATCAGACCGATGGTGATAACAATGGGGTTTCCGAAAAGCCTTTCCAGGAAAACAGCAGCCTGAGTGCGCGTTTATCGCACGATATAAACGACCATAACAATGTCCAGCTGCGAGTCGCCCGCGTTAATTCAGAGGTTTTCGGCGGGCCGGTATTGGGCGATGTGGTGCACAGTATCGGTTCTGCCTTGGCCAGTTACGATGGTGTCGAGTCGGAGCAGCTGTTTGAAGGCGGTAATGTGAATAACCGTTTTATTGGCAAACCCTGGGAAACCCTGGAGTGGGTTGATACCACCCGTGAAGAGGCCTATTTAAAATGGCTGACAGAATTCTCTGATACGCTGAGCGCTGAATTCGCCTGGAGTTATGCCGATCACACGCAGGATTCTTTCTACGAAGGTATTGATTATTACGCTGAGAACACCATGAATTATTATCGCGGTGCCTTCGACTGGCTTTGGCATCCGCAGCATTTGCTCACCTTTGGTGTTGACCATCGCTCGGAAACCTTGCGCTCAAAAACTGAAGCGCTGCAGGACGTTGAGAACTTTATCTCGGACAGTTTTGATTACGATACCTACGGCTTTTTTCTGCAAAACACCTGGACGCCGGCCCTGCCGATGGAAATTTCTGCCGTATTGCGGGTAGATCGCGTCCAGGCAGATTTTATCGATCCTGCCAAACCCGGTGTCGAGATTGAGCAAACTTTTATTGCCCCCCGGCTGGATGCCCGTTTTTTTCATACGCCCGCTATTACTTCGCGTTTATCCATCGGGAAAGGGTATCGCGCGCCCCTGTCTTTTTTTGAGAGCGAGCACGGCATTCTTGATGCGGAAATGGGCTATTTAATTGATGTCGATAAGCTGGAAGAATCGCTTTCTACCAATTACGCATTAAGTTATGAAGGCGAAAAACTGGATGCTACTTTTTCTGTGGCATACACCAGTCTGAACAATCTGGCTTCGCTGGAGCACACCGAAGAGGGCGTGCCGGTTTTGTCGCAGCTCAGTGAAAAAGCGAGCGTCACAACGGCAGATCTGGTGCTTGGCTATCAAATCACCGACTATTGGGGCGCTCGATTTTCTTTCGAAAATTTTGACTATGATGATGCATTCAAGGCCTCTTACGCCATCGCCCCTATTGAGCAGCGGATTACTTTGGGTACGGAATTTCAATGGCATAAGTTTTCGCTGAATATGGACGCGGTCTGGTATGCCTCGCGTAACCTTGCTGAATACGGTTATGAAGGGTTCGATGATGAGGCGGAGTTAATTGCCAAGCCGTTAAAAGCGCCATCTTATGCGCTGGTAAACTTCAAAGCGGCCTGGGCATTTAGCGATGATTTCAGTGTTTATGCCGGCGCTAACAATGTATTCAATTACAGCCAGGTAAGAAAATCCGGTTCACCGCTGATGTATTTGAGAGGGTACGATGTGGCCTATATATACGGCCCGATGGATTCCCGGGAATTTTATACCGGGGTTAAATGGTCTTTTTAA
- the mntR gene encoding manganese-binding transcriptional regulator MntR: MPKQLVDPQIQAKWFSRVREAHKVETTEDYVELIADLIHVNQEARLSDLAQRLGVTHATASKVLNRLKEEGYVSSQPYRSIFLTPTGVDLAEKCKTRHQIILNFLISLGVSREAAEYDAEGIEHHISEETLEKFKAFTADHKKPD, encoded by the coding sequence GTGCCCAAACAACTGGTTGACCCACAAATTCAGGCCAAATGGTTCTCAAGAGTTCGCGAGGCCCATAAGGTAGAAACGACGGAAGATTACGTCGAACTGATCGCCGATTTGATTCATGTAAATCAGGAAGCCCGCCTGAGCGATCTGGCGCAACGCCTTGGCGTTACACACGCCACCGCCAGCAAGGTATTAAACCGTTTGAAAGAAGAGGGTTATGTTTCCAGCCAACCCTACCGGTCGATATTTTTAACGCCGACCGGCGTGGATTTGGCAGAAAAGTGCAAAACGCGACATCAGATTATTCTTAATTTTCTGATCAGTCTGGGCGTGAGCCGCGAGGCGGCTGAGTACGATGCAGAAGGCATTGAGCATCACATCAGCGAAGAAACACTGGAAAAATTCAAAGCCTTTACCGCCGACCACAAAAAACCGGATTGA